Proteins encoded within one genomic window of Kibdelosporangium phytohabitans:
- a CDS encoding NlpC/P60 family protein, with protein sequence MSSRLKRGALTASAVITLVGALLPAPVYAQQESPTLQRYRDLNTQAKELNEDYLQAVEDRDARQGEIAKAGEDIAAANKAKGEAKVKEDEFRGQVDALSQASLRGARFDKLSALLTGVSPKDFLARSSALSVIASDNNKALQSLVGAVKTADDAEKKAADAQKRATEARDAAAKLAEDIKAKRAELDKQINEITTSLDKLSPADRAALQGEMDKGVYFPGNGIAGKAVTSALSRRGDRYALGGTKPPVFDCSGLMMWAYAQHGYKLPRTSREQYKVGRPVSRDQLQPGDLLFYGSSAATIHHVVMYIGNGMIVHASDYGIPVLSAPVAKGGKDFFAAKRPIG encoded by the coding sequence GTGTCCAGCAGACTCAAGCGCGGAGCGCTGACGGCCTCCGCCGTGATCACACTCGTCGGTGCCCTGCTGCCTGCGCCGGTGTACGCCCAGCAGGAGTCGCCGACCCTGCAGCGCTACCGCGACCTGAACACGCAGGCCAAGGAACTCAACGAGGACTACCTGCAGGCCGTCGAGGACCGCGACGCGCGCCAGGGCGAGATCGCCAAGGCAGGCGAGGACATCGCCGCGGCCAACAAGGCCAAGGGCGAGGCGAAGGTCAAGGAGGACGAGTTCCGCGGCCAGGTCGACGCGCTCTCGCAGGCCTCGTTGCGCGGTGCGCGCTTCGACAAGCTGTCCGCCCTGCTGACCGGCGTCTCACCGAAGGACTTCCTCGCCCGCTCCTCGGCGCTGAGCGTCATCGCCTCGGACAACAACAAGGCGCTGCAGTCCCTCGTCGGCGCGGTGAAGACCGCGGACGACGCGGAGAAGAAAGCCGCCGACGCCCAGAAACGCGCGACCGAAGCCCGTGACGCGGCAGCCAAGCTGGCCGAGGACATCAAAGCCAAGCGTGCCGAGCTGGACAAGCAGATCAACGAGATCACCACCTCGCTGGACAAACTGTCGCCCGCCGACCGCGCCGCCCTGCAAGGCGAGATGGACAAGGGCGTCTACTTCCCCGGCAACGGCATCGCAGGCAAAGCAGTGACCTCCGCACTGAGCCGCCGCGGCGACCGCTACGCCCTCGGCGGCACGAAGCCCCCGGTCTTCGACTGCTCAGGGCTGATGATGTGGGCGTACGCGCAACACGGCTACAAACTGCCCCGCACCAGCCGCGAGCAGTACAAGGTCGGCCGCCCGGTGTCCAGGGACCAGTTGCAGCCCGGCGACCTGCTCTTCTACGGTTCGAGCGCGGCCACGATCCACCACGTCGTGATGTACATCGGAAACGGCATGATCGTGCACGCCTCCGACTACGGCATCCCCGTCCTGTCCGCCCCGGTGGCCAAGGGCGGCAAGGACTTCTTCGCCGCCAAACGCCCCATCGGCTGA
- a CDS encoding CoA-binding protein: protein MTSWAEPDDIRWILDTCQTWAIVGLADNPRRAAHGVARFLQQRGKRIVPVHPSAETVWGEPGYATLADIPFAVDCVDVFRRAGEAGQFADQAVDINAKAVWFQLDVVDADAFERATKAGLRMVMDRCPAIEWPRYA, encoded by the coding sequence ATGACGTCGTGGGCTGAACCGGACGACATCCGGTGGATCCTGGACACCTGCCAGACGTGGGCGATCGTCGGCCTGGCCGACAACCCACGCCGGGCCGCGCACGGCGTGGCGCGGTTCCTGCAGCAGCGCGGCAAACGCATCGTGCCGGTGCACCCGTCCGCCGAGACCGTGTGGGGCGAACCCGGCTACGCGACGCTCGCCGACATCCCGTTCGCCGTGGACTGCGTCGACGTGTTCCGGCGGGCCGGCGAAGCCGGGCAGTTCGCTGACCAGGCCGTCGACATCAACGCGAAAGCGGTGTGGTTCCAGCTGGACGTGGTGGACGCCGACGCGTTCGAGCGCGCGACGAAAGCCGGGCTGCGGATGGTGATGGACCGCTGCCCGGCGATCGAATGGCCGCGTTACGCCTGA
- a CDS encoding roadblock/LC7 domain-containing protein: MITPPGVSTEAQNFNWLVSRFAQGTAGAIAAIAVSADGLLIAMSSDLARQNADRLAAIASAMLGLANGVSDTHPLGQPDKIIIELERGYLLVCTISIGCSLGVLATKQASLGTIAYEMAMFANRASAVLTPQLIEELKNSVGQ; encoded by the coding sequence ATGATCACGCCCCCCGGAGTCAGCACCGAGGCCCAGAACTTCAACTGGCTCGTGAGCCGCTTCGCACAGGGCACCGCCGGAGCGATCGCCGCGATCGCCGTTTCCGCCGACGGCCTACTGATCGCGATGTCCTCGGATCTGGCCAGGCAGAACGCGGACCGGCTCGCCGCCATCGCCTCCGCCATGCTCGGCCTGGCCAACGGCGTGTCGGACACGCACCCGCTCGGCCAGCCGGACAAGATCATCATCGAGCTGGAGCGCGGTTACCTGCTCGTCTGCACGATCAGCATCGGGTGCTCGCTCGGCGTGCTCGCCACCAAGCAGGCGAGCCTCGGCACGATCGCCTACGAGATGGCGATGTTCGCCAATCGGGCGAGCGCTGTCCTGACGCCGCAGTTGATCGAGGAACTCAAGAACTCCGTCGGACAGTAG
- a CDS encoding polysaccharide deacetylase family protein, producing MVERLKPFRYVTLAVLALLVAAIFLATEETRARPEPTAARQPQSQPPTTSATLNFRPEPKIGPAKLLYKVETTDPVVFLTIDDGAHRDPAMAGILKRNGIKAAFFLTDRYVRQDPEFFRGLRDDTGSAIENHTATHPNLKGKSLEQQTAEIVPVSDTYEKQFGLRPTLFRAPYGNSDEATLQAAGEAGAKYVVNWGSEVRGGQVRFSGPREFRPGSIVLMHFTDNFEADVNAFMTQARANGLAPALLTDYLR from the coding sequence ATGGTGGAGCGTCTCAAGCCGTTCAGGTACGTGACACTGGCAGTGCTCGCACTGCTGGTGGCCGCGATCTTCCTGGCGACGGAGGAGACACGGGCGCGGCCGGAACCGACGGCCGCGCGGCAGCCCCAGTCCCAGCCGCCGACCACCTCGGCGACGCTGAACTTCCGGCCCGAGCCCAAGATCGGGCCGGCGAAGCTGCTCTACAAGGTCGAGACGACCGACCCGGTGGTGTTCCTCACCATCGACGACGGCGCGCACCGCGACCCGGCGATGGCGGGCATCCTCAAGCGCAACGGGATCAAGGCCGCGTTCTTCCTGACCGACCGGTACGTCCGGCAGGACCCGGAGTTCTTCCGCGGGCTGCGTGACGACACCGGCTCGGCGATCGAGAACCACACCGCGACGCACCCGAACCTCAAGGGCAAGTCGCTCGAGCAGCAGACCGCGGAGATCGTGCCGGTCTCCGACACCTACGAGAAGCAGTTCGGCCTGCGGCCCACGTTGTTCCGGGCGCCGTACGGCAACAGCGACGAAGCGACGCTGCAGGCGGCCGGTGAGGCGGGCGCCAAGTACGTCGTGAACTGGGGTTCGGAGGTGCGCGGCGGCCAGGTGAGGTTCAGCGGTCCGCGTGAGTTCCGGCCCGGCTCGATCGTGCTCATGCACTTCACCGACAACTTCGAGGCCGACGTGAACGCCTTCATGACCCAGGCACGCGCCAACGGGCTGGCGCCCGCACTACTGACGGACTACTTGCGATGA
- a CDS encoding sensor histidine kinase — protein sequence MRLLPTSMRWRLSAAIAVVSALVATALSLLVRTEFAQTQLSDARQLQDQRLQLVIREYALSGQAALGSELDASALPPELMSAVKGGNRATYLQRAADGSWIWAAAETDGKVLSLRSPYSDRDEALKRLDQVLLISSLGVVILSSVLGVLLVSRLSRRLRLAAGAARRVADGDMTARVRDVIKDRPRDEAAELAQAMDSMADALQERLIAEQRVTADIAHELRTPVTGLVTAAELLPPSRPAELVRDRVRVLRVLVEDILEVARLDTATERAELSELALAEFVRRRVAGVAPEAAVTVNEQQPARTDPRRLERVLVNLLVNATKHGEPPVEVTVDGLTVTVRDHGPGFSDDLLKEGPSRFRTGSSDRGSGHGLGLTIAVAQVKVLGGTLTLDNAEDGGARATLVLPDNT from the coding sequence ATGAGGCTCTTGCCGACGTCCATGCGATGGCGGCTGAGCGCGGCCATCGCCGTGGTCAGCGCACTGGTGGCGACAGCGTTGAGCCTGCTGGTGCGCACCGAGTTCGCCCAGACCCAGCTGTCGGACGCGCGCCAGCTGCAGGACCAGCGGTTGCAGCTGGTGATCCGCGAGTACGCGCTGTCCGGCCAGGCGGCGCTGGGCAGCGAGCTGGACGCGTCGGCGCTCCCGCCGGAACTCATGAGCGCCGTGAAAGGCGGCAACCGGGCGACATATCTGCAAAGGGCGGCCGACGGTTCGTGGATCTGGGCGGCGGCGGAGACGGACGGGAAAGTCCTGTCGCTGCGCAGCCCGTACTCCGACCGGGACGAGGCGCTCAAACGTCTCGACCAGGTCCTGCTGATCAGCTCGCTCGGGGTGGTGATCCTCAGCTCGGTACTGGGCGTGCTGTTGGTCAGCCGCTTGTCCCGCCGCCTGCGTCTCGCGGCCGGAGCGGCCCGTCGAGTCGCGGACGGGGACATGACAGCGCGGGTGCGTGACGTGATCAAGGACCGGCCACGCGACGAGGCAGCGGAACTGGCCCAGGCCATGGACTCCATGGCCGACGCTTTGCAGGAACGCTTGATAGCCGAGCAACGCGTGACCGCGGACATCGCGCACGAACTGCGCACCCCGGTGACCGGCCTGGTGACAGCGGCGGAACTGCTGCCACCGTCCCGCCCGGCCGAACTGGTCCGCGACCGGGTGCGCGTACTGCGTGTCCTGGTGGAGGACATCCTCGAAGTCGCCCGGCTCGACACGGCGACGGAACGCGCGGAACTCTCGGAACTGGCACTGGCCGAATTCGTGCGCCGCCGCGTGGCAGGGGTCGCGCCGGAAGCAGCCGTGACCGTGAACGAGCAACAGCCGGCCCGGACCGACCCGCGACGGCTGGAACGGGTACTGGTCAACCTCCTGGTGAACGCGACGAAACACGGCGAGCCGCCAGTCGAGGTCACAGTGGACGGTCTGACGGTGACCGTTCGCGACCACGGCCCGGGCTTCTCGGACGACCTGCTCAAAGAAGGACCCAGCCGGTTCCGCACCGGCAGCAGCGACCGGGGAAGCGGCCACGGCCTCGGCCTGACCATCGCGGTGGCGCAAGTGAAAGTCCTCGGCGGCACACTGACACTCGACAACGCCGAAGACGGGGGAGCACGGGCGACGCTGGTGCTGCCCGACAACACCTGA
- a CDS encoding VOC family protein, translated as MTTLKAGTIMLGVRDVDRAKKFYAEGMGAEIEQDYPGFVTCKLGAGSNLALYAWDAAAQDAGVSPDGSGFRGVSFHHLTDSRDEVDEVMRAAVAAGGTVVKEAEAAQWGGYFGFFSDLDGYLWKVASAT; from the coding sequence ATGACCACATTGAAGGCCGGCACCATCATGCTCGGCGTGCGGGACGTCGACCGCGCCAAGAAGTTCTACGCCGAAGGCATGGGTGCCGAGATCGAGCAGGACTACCCCGGTTTCGTGACGTGCAAGCTCGGCGCGGGCTCGAACCTCGCGCTGTACGCGTGGGACGCCGCGGCCCAGGACGCGGGCGTCTCCCCGGACGGATCCGGTTTCCGGGGCGTGTCCTTCCACCACCTCACCGATTCGCGCGACGAAGTCGACGAGGTCATGCGGGCCGCGGTCGCCGCCGGCGGCACCGTCGTGAAGGAGGCCGAGGCTGCCCAGTGGGGTGGTTACTTCGGGTTCTTCAGCGACCTCGACGGTTACCTGTGGAAGGTCGCCAGCGCTACCTGA
- a CDS encoding shikimate dehydrogenase family protein: MGFVGVSTGESSIRRIFPVWAEILGLPTRELTGFDLPVGAARDDYRDVITRIAADPEIPGALITTHKIGVYQSARDLFDELDPDATRFGEISSLSKKDGKLTGHAFDPVTAGLAMEEFIPPGHFGSTGGELLCLGAGGAGTAIVWYLAHRADMPRRIFCTDRSNHKLAALRAMLRRERVRVHVDTVPVTGPVDGLIELLPPGSMIVNATGMGKDTPGSPISAGCEFPPGCLIWEINYRGSLGFLATARARAAADELTVVDGWRYFVHGWAQVIADVFDVKLTGEQMRRLSDAAVAVR, encoded by the coding sequence ATGGGGTTCGTCGGGGTCAGCACCGGCGAGTCGTCGATCAGGCGGATCTTCCCCGTGTGGGCGGAGATCCTCGGCCTGCCGACCCGCGAGCTGACCGGGTTCGACTTACCGGTCGGCGCCGCGCGCGACGACTACCGGGACGTGATCACGCGGATCGCGGCCGACCCGGAGATCCCCGGTGCCCTGATCACCACGCACAAGATCGGCGTCTACCAGTCGGCGCGCGACCTCTTCGACGAGCTCGACCCCGACGCCACCCGGTTCGGCGAGATCTCATCGCTGTCCAAAAAGGATGGAAAGCTGACCGGGCACGCCTTCGACCCGGTCACCGCGGGGCTGGCGATGGAGGAGTTCATCCCGCCGGGCCACTTCGGCAGCACCGGCGGCGAACTGCTCTGCCTCGGCGCGGGCGGCGCGGGCACGGCGATCGTCTGGTATCTCGCGCACCGGGCCGACATGCCGAGGCGGATCTTCTGCACCGACCGGTCCAACCACAAACTCGCGGCGCTGCGCGCGATGCTCAGGCGTGAGCGCGTACGCGTGCACGTGGACACCGTCCCGGTCACCGGGCCGGTCGACGGGCTGATCGAACTGCTGCCGCCGGGCAGCATGATCGTCAACGCGACCGGGATGGGCAAGGACACGCCCGGCTCGCCGATCTCGGCGGGCTGCGAGTTCCCGCCGGGCTGCCTGATCTGGGAGATCAACTACCGGGGGAGCCTGGGTTTCCTGGCCACCGCGCGTGCCCGTGCGGCCGCCGACGAACTGACGGTCGTCGACGGCTGGCGTTACTTCGTGCACGGCTGGGCTCAGGTCATCGCCGACGTTTTCGACGTGAAGCTCACCGGGGAACAGATGCGCCGGTTGTCGGACGCCGCGGTGGCGGTGCGTTAG
- the cseB gene encoding two-component system response regulator CseB, which yields MHILLVEDDAVIREATQLALERDGFTVTVAEDGITGLERFRSLAPDVALLDLMLPGMNGVSLCRQIREESPTPVIMMSARADPIDVVLGLEAGADDYVTKPFDSTVLVARIRAVVRRMGRAEAVNGEQPLRFGDLEVQRDGLEVSVAGQPVELTPTELRLLLCFVDSPGSVLTRDVLLEQVWDYQWGGDSRVVDVHVQRLRAKVGQDRIETVRGFGYKLKTAV from the coding sequence ATGCACATCCTGCTGGTCGAGGACGACGCGGTGATCAGGGAGGCGACCCAGCTGGCGCTGGAGCGCGACGGCTTCACGGTCACGGTCGCCGAGGACGGGATCACCGGGCTGGAGAGGTTCCGGTCGCTGGCGCCGGACGTGGCGCTGCTCGACCTGATGCTGCCGGGCATGAACGGCGTCAGCCTGTGCAGGCAGATCCGGGAGGAGAGCCCGACCCCGGTGATCATGATGTCGGCCCGGGCCGACCCGATCGACGTCGTGCTCGGCCTGGAGGCGGGCGCGGACGACTACGTGACCAAGCCGTTCGACAGCACCGTGCTGGTGGCCAGGATCAGGGCGGTGGTGCGCCGGATGGGCCGTGCCGAGGCGGTCAACGGCGAACAGCCGCTGCGGTTCGGTGATCTGGAGGTGCAACGCGACGGCCTCGAGGTCAGCGTGGCCGGCCAGCCGGTCGAACTGACGCCGACCGAGCTGCGCCTGCTGCTGTGCTTCGTGGACTCGCCGGGAAGCGTGCTGACCCGTGACGTCCTGCTGGAGCAGGTGTGGGACTACCAGTGGGGCGGCGACTCGCGGGTGGTCGACGTGCACGTCCAACGGCTGCGCGCGAAGGTGGGGCAGGACAGGATCGAGACGGTCCGGGGCTTCGGCTACAAACTGAAGACGGCGGTATGA
- a CDS encoding alpha/beta fold hydrolase — MRVSCDLGRIHVRVSGSGTPIVFWPSLLMDGSMWAAQESHFADRYQVVLVDPPGHGRSDPLTGPFSFADCARCVTRILDGIGAERAHFVGNSWGGMIGGTFAALHPARVLSAVLMNCTASPAGRRQKFEYGPLNGFSRVIGMRGPLVRAAVGAFTGPTTRRSRPDAVTRIEQAIRRVDVRSSAWAVTSVVPRRPDQLGLFAGITVPVLVVAGAEDATFPVGETRAMASAIPGAKFVVLPHTAHLAAVENPGEVNALIDEFLTA; from the coding sequence GTGCGCGTCAGCTGCGACCTCGGCCGGATCCACGTGCGGGTCAGCGGCTCGGGGACACCGATCGTGTTCTGGCCGAGCCTGCTGATGGACGGCTCCATGTGGGCCGCGCAGGAATCGCATTTCGCGGATCGTTATCAGGTCGTGCTCGTCGACCCGCCCGGTCACGGTCGCAGCGATCCGCTCACCGGTCCGTTCTCTTTCGCCGACTGCGCCCGGTGCGTGACCCGCATTCTTGACGGAATAGGGGCGGAGCGTGCGCATTTCGTCGGTAATTCGTGGGGCGGGATGATCGGCGGCACTTTCGCCGCGCTCCACCCGGCACGCGTGCTCAGCGCCGTGCTGATGAACTGCACCGCCTCACCGGCCGGTCGGCGGCAGAAGTTCGAATACGGCCCGCTCAACGGATTCTCCCGGGTGATCGGCATGCGTGGCCCGCTGGTGCGTGCGGCGGTCGGCGCGTTCACCGGGCCGACCACGCGGCGCAGCAGGCCGGACGCCGTGACCCGGATCGAGCAGGCCATCCGCCGGGTCGACGTGCGTTCGTCGGCGTGGGCCGTGACCAGTGTCGTCCCGCGGCGGCCGGATCAACTCGGCTTGTTCGCCGGGATCACGGTTCCGGTACTCGTCGTCGCGGGCGCCGAGGACGCGACATTCCCCGTCGGCGAGACCAGGGCGATGGCGAGTGCGATCCCCGGCGCGAAATTCGTTGTCCTGCCGCATACCGCACATCTCGCGGCGGTCGAGAACCCCGGCGAAGTCAATGCGCTGATCGACGAATTCCTGACGGCCTGA
- a CDS encoding thioesterase family protein — translation MGSFKEATAIEAAGPGEFAADLDAQWAVGTKLHGGYLLAVVARAAAELADHPHLTAVSASFPNAPEPGPATVQVELLQTARSLTQLRARLVRDGQPCVEALVTQGTLVDDDPWWTSVTEPEMPAEQDSRRFPSSAPGNTFEVPILDVVETRLDPAVLDAFAAGEPTATGAISTWQRLADGSEWDPLSLLVALDPVPPVSLELGVFGWAPTLQLSAYIRRLPAPGPIRVRLEAGDITGNRMDETAVAWDSSGRVVGQANQFAGVRLPKR, via the coding sequence ATGGGGTCCTTCAAAGAGGCAACGGCGATCGAGGCCGCCGGTCCCGGCGAGTTCGCCGCCGACCTGGACGCGCAGTGGGCCGTGGGCACGAAGCTGCACGGCGGCTACCTGCTCGCCGTCGTCGCCCGTGCCGCGGCCGAACTGGCCGATCACCCGCACCTGACGGCCGTCAGCGCCTCGTTCCCGAATGCGCCGGAACCCGGCCCGGCCACGGTCCAGGTCGAGCTCCTGCAGACCGCCCGCAGCCTGACCCAGCTGCGGGCCAGGCTCGTGCGGGACGGGCAGCCGTGCGTCGAGGCCCTGGTCACCCAGGGAACCCTCGTCGACGACGACCCGTGGTGGACCAGCGTGACCGAGCCGGAGATGCCCGCCGAGCAGGACAGCAGGCGGTTCCCCAGTTCGGCGCCGGGCAACACCTTCGAGGTGCCCATCCTCGACGTTGTCGAGACGCGCCTCGACCCGGCCGTCCTCGACGCGTTCGCCGCCGGCGAACCCACGGCCACCGGCGCCATCTCGACGTGGCAGCGGCTGGCCGACGGGTCCGAGTGGGATCCGCTGAGCCTGCTCGTCGCACTCGACCCGGTGCCGCCGGTGTCGCTCGAGCTGGGCGTTTTCGGCTGGGCGCCGACCTTGCAGCTGTCCGCCTACATCCGCAGGCTGCCCGCGCCGGGACCGATCCGGGTCCGGCTGGAGGCAGGCGACATCACCGGCAACCGGATGGACGAGACGGCCGTCGCCTGGGACAGCAGCGGCCGTGTCGTGGGGCAGGCCAACCAGTTCGCCGGGGTGCGCCTGCCGAAGCGGTGA
- a CDS encoding DUF742 domain-containing protein — translation MSGRADDPDVSLLRPYLMTSGRTKPVDHTIEIEAQVMTSNLGATSVQNLTFERRDIISLCRRTMSVAEVAAMLKLHIGVARVLVADLAALGYVVIRRPEAETPQDLRMIERVIRGLESLR, via the coding sequence ATGAGTGGCAGAGCAGACGATCCCGACGTTTCCCTGTTGCGTCCCTACCTGATGACGTCGGGGCGCACCAAGCCCGTCGACCACACCATCGAGATCGAAGCACAGGTGATGACGAGCAACCTGGGCGCGACCTCGGTGCAGAACCTGACGTTCGAACGGCGCGACATCATCTCGCTGTGCCGCCGGACGATGTCGGTCGCCGAAGTCGCCGCCATGCTCAAGCTGCACATCGGAGTGGCCCGCGTGCTCGTCGCCGACCTGGCCGCGCTCGGTTACGTCGTCATCCGCAGGCCCGAAGCTGAAACCCCGCAAGACCTCCGCATGATCGAAAGGGTCATCCGTGGACTCGAATCCCTCCGCTGA
- a CDS encoding ATP-binding cassette domain-containing protein, which yields MGDHIADSHGVIQVRGARENNLRNVSVDLPKRRLTVFTGVSGSGKSSLVFGTIAAESQRLINETYTAFIQSFMPSLGRPDVDALHNLSASIVVDQERMGANSRSTVGTATDAYTMLRIVFSRLGHPHVGTSGAFSFNLPEGMCPECEGLGRVSAVDVDGLVDKSLSLREGAITVPGFNVDGWYWQTIALSGFVNPDVRLSDYTEQEWQDFLYRPSTKVKIGTTNTTYEGLVVKVQRLYLAKDRESMQANVRAFVDRAVTFDTCGLCGGTRLNQAALSSKIDGRTIADCSAMQINELAEFVRAITDESVAPLLGNLRETLDSLVEIGLGYLSLDRESGTLSGGEAQRVKMVRHLGSSITDVTYVFDEPTVGLHPHDIQRMNGLLLQLRDKGNTVLVVEHKPEVIAVADHVVDLGPGAGSNGGQICYAGDLAGLRKSGTLTGRYLDHKVRLRDNVRVPKGQLSITGATLHNLKDVSVDIPLGVLTVVTGVAGSGKSSLIHGSVSVRDDVSVADQSPIRGSRRSNPATYTGLLDPIRSAFAKANGVKPGLFSANSEGACPKCKGIGLVYTDLAMMAGVASLCEECQGKRFTAEVLEYKLRGKDISEVLGMSVAEAQQFFTSGQARAILDRLVDVGLGYLSLGQPLTTLSGGERQRLKLAIHMGEKASTYVLDEPTTGLHLADVDQLLGLLDRLVDDGNTVIVIEHHQAVMAHADWIIDLGPGAGHDGGRIVFTGTPAELISKSDSLTATHLLEYVS from the coding sequence ATGGGGGACCATATTGCGGACAGCCACGGCGTCATCCAGGTTCGTGGTGCCAGGGAGAACAACCTGCGGAACGTCTCCGTCGACCTCCCCAAGCGGAGGCTCACCGTGTTCACCGGTGTCTCCGGTTCCGGTAAGTCCTCGCTGGTCTTCGGCACCATCGCGGCCGAGTCGCAGCGGCTGATCAACGAGACCTACACCGCTTTCATCCAGTCGTTCATGCCCAGCCTCGGCCGGCCGGACGTGGACGCGCTGCACAACCTCAGTGCTTCGATCGTCGTGGATCAGGAGCGGATGGGCGCCAACTCGCGCTCCACTGTCGGCACCGCCACCGATGCGTACACCATGCTCCGGATTGTGTTCTCCCGCTTGGGTCATCCCCACGTCGGCACGTCCGGTGCGTTCAGCTTCAACCTCCCTGAGGGCATGTGTCCGGAGTGCGAGGGGCTCGGGCGGGTGTCCGCTGTGGACGTCGACGGGCTCGTCGACAAGTCGTTGTCCTTGCGTGAGGGTGCCATCACCGTTCCCGGCTTCAACGTCGACGGCTGGTACTGGCAGACGATCGCGCTCTCCGGGTTCGTCAACCCCGATGTCCGGTTGTCCGACTACACCGAGCAGGAGTGGCAGGACTTCCTCTACCGGCCGTCCACCAAGGTCAAGATCGGTACCACGAACACCACCTACGAGGGCCTTGTCGTCAAGGTCCAACGGCTGTACCTCGCCAAGGACCGGGAGTCGATGCAGGCGAACGTCCGCGCGTTCGTCGATCGCGCGGTCACGTTCGACACGTGTGGGCTGTGCGGTGGCACGCGGCTCAACCAGGCGGCTCTGTCGTCGAAGATCGACGGGCGCACCATCGCCGACTGCTCCGCCATGCAGATCAACGAACTCGCCGAGTTCGTCCGGGCCATCACCGACGAGTCGGTGGCGCCCCTGCTCGGCAACCTCCGGGAGACTTTGGACTCGCTCGTCGAGATCGGTCTCGGCTATCTCAGCCTCGACCGCGAGTCCGGTACGTTGTCCGGCGGCGAGGCGCAGCGCGTCAAGATGGTGCGGCACCTGGGATCGAGCATCACCGACGTCACCTACGTCTTCGACGAGCCGACGGTCGGGTTGCACCCGCACGACATCCAGCGGATGAACGGCCTGCTGCTGCAACTGCGGGACAAGGGCAACACGGTCCTCGTCGTCGAGCACAAGCCCGAGGTCATCGCGGTCGCTGACCACGTCGTCGACCTCGGCCCCGGGGCGGGGTCCAACGGCGGGCAGATCTGTTACGCCGGGGATCTCGCCGGGCTGCGGAAGTCCGGGACGCTGACCGGTCGCTACCTCGACCACAAGGTCAGGTTGCGGGACAACGTCCGCGTGCCGAAGGGACAGCTGTCCATCACGGGCGCCACGTTGCACAACCTCAAGGACGTCAGTGTCGACATCCCGCTCGGTGTGCTGACTGTCGTCACCGGCGTCGCCGGGTCGGGCAAGAGTTCGCTCATCCACGGATCGGTCTCGGTGCGTGACGACGTCAGCGTGGCCGACCAGTCGCCGATCCGCGGGTCACGGCGGAGCAATCCCGCGACCTACACCGGCCTGCTCGACCCGATCCGGAGTGCCTTCGCCAAGGCCAACGGGGTCAAGCCGGGGTTGTTCAGCGCCAACTCCGAAGGCGCGTGCCCCAAGTGCAAGGGCATCGGGCTGGTGTACACCGACCTGGCGATGATGGCCGGTGTGGCTTCGCTGTGCGAGGAGTGCCAGGGCAAGCGGTTCACCGCAGAGGTTCTCGAGTACAAGTTGCGCGGCAAGGACATCAGTGAGGTCCTTGGCATGTCCGTCGCCGAGGCCCAGCAGTTCTTCACTTCCGGCCAGGCTCGAGCGATCCTCGACCGGCTGGTGGACGTCGGGCTCGGCTACCTCTCCCTCGGCCAGCCGCTGACCACGTTGTCCGGCGGTGAGCGGCAGCGGCTCAAGCTGGCGATCCACATGGGGGAGAAGGCGAGCACGTACGTCCTCGACGAGCCGACGACCGGGCTGCACCTCGCGGACGTCGACCAGCTGCTCGGTCTGCTCGACCGCCTCGTCGACGACGGCAACACCGTGATCGTCATCGAGCACCACCAGGCCGTCATGGCGCACGCCGACTGGATCATCGACCTCGGTCCGGGTGCCGGGCACGACGGCGGCCGGATCGTGTTCACCGGAACCCCGGCCGAACTGATTTCGAAAAGTGATTCCCTGACCGCCACGCATTTGCTTGAATATGTGAGCTAG